The following proteins are co-located in the bacterium genome:
- the rsfS gene encoding ribosome silencing factor, which yields MKVLYVGDQTWISDYFIIVSGNSTTHTQTLAETILKNIKEKSISVEGFDEGKWILIDYAEIIIHIFYPETRTLYNLEKLWANI from the coding sequence ATTAAAGTTTTATACGTTGGAGACCAGACCTGGATATCAGACTATTTTATTATTGTTTCGGGAAATTCAACAACACACACACAAACTCTTGCTGAAACTATATTGAAAAATATCAAAGAAAAGAGTATTTCTGTGGAAGGATTCGATGAAGGTAAATGGATATTAATAGATTATGCAGAAATCATTATCCATATTTTTTACCCTGAAACAAGAACTCTTTATAACCTCGAAAAACTCTGGGCTAACATTTAA